From Symphalangus syndactylus isolate Jambi chromosome 21, NHGRI_mSymSyn1-v2.1_pri, whole genome shotgun sequence:
acattcttaccagcaatATACAAGGTTCCAATTTCTACATGCCTTTGCCAACATTTaatttttctggcttttttttttctcttcagagacaggagaaacacagacttgctttgtcacccaggatggagtgcagtggtgcaatcatagctcactgcagcctcaaactcctgggctcaagtggtcctcctgcctcaacctcccaagtatctgggatgacaggcacacaccactacacttggctattttcttatttttagtagagatggggtcttgctatgtttcccaggctgatctcaaactcctggactaagcaatcatcccacctcagcctcccaaaacactaggattacagacataagccaccatgcccagccttactgtggtttttatttgcatttccataataatgttgaacatctctttatgtgcttactggccattttTACATCTTCactggagaaatgtctactcaagttCTTTGCTCACTTTGAATTGAGTTGTTTAGGTTTCTTTTGTTGTCGAGTTctagttctttacatattctggatttttttttttttgagatggagtctcaccctgtcgtgcccaggctggagtgcagtggcgcggtctcggctcactgcaacctctgcctccggggttcaagcgattctcctgcctcagcctcccaagtagctgagattacaagcacctgccaccacgctcaactaattttttgtatttttagtagagacggggtttcaccatgttgaacagtctggtctcaaactcctgacctcaggtgatccgtccacctcagcttcccaaagtgctgggcttacaggcgtgagcccagccatattctggatattaatcccttaacagatacatgatttgcaactattttctcccattctgtggattgcctttttattctgttgaGTGTCCTTCTATGTACAAaagtcccttctctctctctctttcttgacagtctcgctctgtcgctaggctggagtgcagtggcatgatcttggctcactgcaacctctgcctcccgggttcaagcaattctcctgcctcagcctcctgagtagctgggactacagatatgcaccaccacgcccagataatttttgtatttttagtggagacgtggtttcaccatgttggccaggatgctctcgatctcttgacctcgtgatctgcctgcctcggcctcccaaagtgctgggattacaggcatgagccaccacgcccggcccaaaagtatttcatttttatgaagcccaatttgtaaattttttcttatgttgCCTATGATTTTGGTGTCATACCCATGAAATCtaccaaatccaatgtcatgaaggttttcctctatgttttattctgttttatagttttcactacACTATTTAAGTATTTGactcattttgagttagtttttatatacggtgttaggtaagggtccaatttcattcttctcatGTGTATATcccgttttcccagcaccaacTGTTGAAAAGATTGACCTTTCCCCTGTAAATGGTCTTGTACTTTATGTTTTTAAGATGACAGCTaaaccaaaataattgaaaacatgaaAACACTGTGCTAGCTAAACAAAATATGTGGAGGCAGGATTTTGGCCCAAAGGCCACCAATTTATAAATGCGTTTTAACTTCATTTCACATTAAATTTTCCAAATGAGCTAGGAGGAGACAGAAACTTACCGTGGTTTATCATGTTCCAAGCATAGTGCCAGGTACTGGTGATAAACTGGTCAAAAAGATTAAGAGTTTAAAGTCCTAGCGTCAAGGAGTTTGAAGCTGAGTAAGACTTGTGAAAAAATAACACACTTTAGTACTTTGTCAGCAAGTGTTTATAAATACAGGGCCCAAACAGAGAGTAGGTTGAGAAGAGGATTagaaacagtttttgtttttgtttttattgagacagagtcttgctctgtcgcccaggctggacagtggcgcgatctcggctcaccgcaacctccgcctcccgggttcaagcgattctcctgcctcagcctccccagtaacagggattacaggcgcgcgccaccacacctggctaatttttgtatttttagtagagacggggtttcactatgttggccaggctggtcttaaactcctgacctcaagtgatccgcccgcctcggccgcccaaagcactgggattacaggcgtaagccaactGGCCCGGCCCAGAAACAGTTTTTAGGATATATGGAGGAAAACACAACACAATACAACACAGCTACAAGTCCGTGACAACTGAGAGCGCAGTCTGCAAGTACCCAGTTGCCTACTAACAGCCGTCTCCCCTAAGGCGCTTCTTTCAGCCAGGAAAGCGTTCTTTGCGTGCTGTGACGTAAAAAAAGCAGCGCCGGAAGGGAGAGGGCGGAACTTCCGGCTGAGCCCCAGCGACCCCTTTGGTCGGGTGTGTGGATTGTTGGGTAGTCTGCGTTGCTAGCTTCGGCGCGGATCCCTGGGCGTCCGTACGTCGGAGTCCTTCGTCCTTCAGGGTCCCTCGTCCTTCAGGGTCCCTGTTCTTTGCGCCAGCGAGAACCGCTATCTCTGCACTCCTGGTAAGcgagtttcttctttctcctaatgtgtgtgttgggggtgggaggacGCCGGAGACGTTCCAAGATGCACTTAGTGGAGCACGTGCGCTCGGAAGGCCCACAGGTAAGAGGAAGCCCAGTGATTTAATAAACTGTAACTAGTACAGTACCTGAAACAAAATCAGTGGTTCCTGAAATGATGTCCTTGATTGCTTTTTACAATTGGGGTTTTCATTTCTGTGGTATTCTAAGTCCTTGCCAGTTACaagaataaaacttttaaaactctttCTGAAATCAATGTTTATTAGATTGGCGCCTGGGGACCCCAGTTAAATATTTCCGGGATTCTAAAGTAAATTGTTTTCTCCCTAAACGGAggctgagccgggcgcggtgactcacgcgtgtaatcccagcacaatgggaggccgaggcgggcggatcacgaggtcaggagattcgacaccatcctggctaacacagtgaaaccccgtctctactaaaaatacaaaaaaattagccgggcgtggtggcgggtgcctgtagtcccaactactcgggaggctgaagcaggagaatggtgtgaaccctgggaggcggagcttgcgccgagatcgcgccactgcacttcagcctggagtgacagagcgagactccgtctcaaaaaaaataataaagggaggctgagcttttttttcttttttttttttttaatgaaggaaaCATCGATCTAGggtattagaaaaatatttgcgTGATTACTGTGAGCCAAATACTGTCCAGCATTGGATTCAATGTTAACATTATAGACAAAGTCCTTGTCCTCATGGACACTAGTTAGTCCCTACCATCTAGTGATGCAAATAGATAACCAGCCAATTACAGTACAGTGTTAGAAGTACTGTCATAGGCACAAGAGTGCTGTGAAAACTAATGGTGGAATACTTAAAGTGTGAGGTGAAGAATAGCTAGAGATGCTGCTGACCTGGCCGCAATAAGCTTAGAAATATATGTTGGGAACAATACCAATGGATAGCAATATCCCTTGAAACAGAACACTGAAGGAGGATCAGATTGTGAAGCAAAAGTAGAGGGGTTATTTCGATTTGTTGCATttgaggtgttttttgtttgtttttgttgttttgagacagtcttactctgtcgcccaggctggagtgcagtggtgcaatctcggctcactgcaacttccgccccccgtattcaagcgattcttctacttcagcctcacgagtacctgggattacaggcgtgcgccaccacacctggctaatttttgtattattagtagagatggggtttcaccatgttgatcaggctggtctcaaactcctggcctcaagcaatcctccttcctcggccttccaaagtgctgggattacaggagtgagccaccgcacccggcctgcattTGAGGTGTCTTTCTGATGCATGGTCATTGAAGCCACAGAAGTAGGTCACATCTCAGAAGGGAAATACATAgattgaaaaaaaagaataggatagAATGCAGAGTTACATCCACCTTTAAGGGAGGGGCATCTGGACATCAGTGCACAGGTCAGAGAGCAGGAAACCTAGGAGCCTGTGCAGGGTCATTCAGTGAAGCCAAGGGAAGAAGGAATTTTTCAagtgttttatttgcattttgtaaaaatttgaattccctttatttcttttccttcaaatttGAGACTAGTTTTACATCTTTAAGCATCTTCAATATCTCATAGACATCCAGGCCTTTAGGATAAAATTGTGGAGCTTTATATACATTTGTCTCAATCttggacattttcttttcttttcttttcttttttttttttttgagacggagtcttgctctgtcgcccaggctggagtgcagtggctcagtcttggctcactgcaagctccgcctcctgggttcacgccattctcctgcctcagcctctccgagtagctgggactacaggcgcccgccaccacgcccggctaatttttttgtatttttagtagagatggggtttcaccgtggtctcgatctcctgacctcgtgatccgcctgcctcggcctcccaaagtgctgggattacaagcgtgagccaccgcgcccggcctaatcttGGACATTTTCTTTGTTAATAACATTATTTGCTGCAAAATAAAGCCGGAACTGGGGAAGAATTTGTTGCTATTTTTTGATCAGTAGATCTTGGTATATCTCTGTAACGAGGGCATTGGTACAGCAGTTTCTAAGTGCTTTTTACCTGTTGCCATTCTTAGTAcctttcatgtcctttgtctttATTTGTTGCTTTTGTGAAGGATCTTGTGTTTGGTTCTGTATCTGGGCTTAGTGTAGGATGGAGGAGTATGCAGCATCATGATGTCAGCTGCCTCGGTGGTACATAACTTTGTTGCCCAGTAACATTGATTCTCTGGGCCCCTagataaaaatctaaaaaggATCTTCAAGTTATCCTTTTAGCTAAAGCAATAGTGAAATTCATGTATAAGATAAGAacgcaactttttttttttttttttttttttttgagacagaatctcactctgtcacccaggctggagtgcagtggcacaatctcggctcactgcaacctccacctcccaggttcaagcaattctcctgcctcagcctcccaagaagctgggattacaggtgcttgccaccatacctggctaatttttgtatttttggtagagatgaggtttctcaccatgttggccaggctagtcttgaactcctgacctcaggtcaggagttcggcctcccacctcggcctcccaaagtgctgggattacaggcatgagccacttcgcccagccaAGAACCCAACtaagttttaaactttttgctCAATGAGTGATCACAAGCTCTAGACCACAGGagtctagaaaaaaaattggtacaaggattttactttgtgtttcaaaaattgattttattttggtATTTCAGATTTATACTTGTACAATTACTTGAGAAGttgtaaaaatctttattttctaattgcatttttcttcttttacaggGGTTTTGTTACATGGCTGCTTTCCTCAAAATGAGTGTTAGTGTCAATTTCTTCAGACCTTTCACCAGGTTTTTGGTGCCATTTACCCTTCATAGGAAGAGAAATAACTTATACTCAACAATTTTGCAGAGATACTTGTCTTCCAAAATACCAGCTGTTACTTATCCTAATAATGAGAGTACATCCCCTTCTGAAGAGCTAGAATTGGATAAGTGGAAAACTACCATGAAATCTAGTGTGCAAGAAGAATGTGTTTCAACAATCTCAAGCAGTAAGGAGGAAGATCCTCTAGCTGCCACCAGAGAGTTCATTGAGATGTGGAGATTGCTTGGCAAAGAAGTACCAGAACACATCACTGAAGAAGAGCTCAAAACCATTATGGAATGTGTTTCtaacacagcaaaaaaaaaatatttaaaatatttatatatgaaggaaaaactgaaaaaagctaagcaaataaaaaaggaaaggaaagcagcaGCAAGGGAAGAAGCAAAAAATGTCAAGCTGCTAGAAACCGCTGAGGAAGATAAACAGAAAAACTTTCTGTTTTTACGACTTTGGGATAGGAATATAAACATAGCAATGGGCTGGAAGGGTGCCCAGGCCATGCAGTTTGGACAACCTTTGGTTTTTGACATGGCTTACgaaaattatatgaaacaaaACGAATTGCAGAATACTGTTTCCCAGCTTTTAGAAAGTGAAGGATGGAACAGAAGAGATGTTGatcctttccatatttatttcTGCAATCTAAAAATAGATAGTGCTTTTCACAGAGAGTTAGTTAAACGGTATCAAGAAAAATGGGACAAATTGCTTTTAACAGCAACAGAAAAGTCTCATGTAGATTTATTTCCAAAGGACAGTATTATCTATTTAACTGCAGATTCTCCCAATGTTATGACTACTTTCAGGCATGACAAAATTTATATAATTGGGTCTTTTGTTGATAAGAGTATGCAGCCAGGCACATCCCTAGCCAAGGCAAAACGGCTGAAGCTAGCAACTGAATGCCTTCCATTAGATAAATATTTACAATGGGAAGTTGGTAACAAAAATCTCACCTTAGATCAAATGATGCGTATTTTGTTATGTCTGAAAAACAATGGTACTTGGGAAGAGGCTCTGCAATTCGTTCCCAAGAGAAAACATACCGGTTTTCTGGAGATTTCTCAGCATTCTCAAGAGTTgatcaacagactgaagaaggCAAAGACTTCTAACTTATTTTCAAAAGGTTCTCTGAATGTGCACAGAACACGTGGCTCAAATGAGAACATTTGATAGCTTAAAAAGTAAATGGGTTGGAAATACAGTTCTGTTAACGTATTTCTTCCCAAacaattcatttttctcttctaaagGTAGTCTTTCCCAACTGACTGCAGGGTTGTGTCTTTTCCCAAGTAAATATCTGCAGAACTTTGGGATTATA
This genomic window contains:
- the TRMT10C gene encoding tRNA methyltransferase 10 homolog C — encoded protein: MAAFLKMSVSVNFFRPFTRFLVPFTLHRKRNNLYSTILQRYLSSKIPAVTYPNNESTSPSEELELDKWKTTMKSSVQEECVSTISSSKEEDPLAATREFIEMWRLLGKEVPEHITEEELKTIMECVSNTAKKKYLKYLYMKEKLKKAKQIKKERKAAAREEAKNVKLLETAEEDKQKNFLFLRLWDRNINIAMGWKGAQAMQFGQPLVFDMAYENYMKQNELQNTVSQLLESEGWNRRDVDPFHIYFCNLKIDSAFHRELVKRYQEKWDKLLLTATEKSHVDLFPKDSIIYLTADSPNVMTTFRHDKIYIIGSFVDKSMQPGTSLAKAKRLKLATECLPLDKYLQWEVGNKNLTLDQMMRILLCLKNNGTWEEALQFVPKRKHTGFLEISQHSQELINRLKKAKTSNLFSKGSLNVHRTRGSNENI